TATTCAGGTCGATATCCACGGCCGAGGGCCAGGACAGCCTACACACGGCCCAGGCGACCAGCGGGGCGCAGACCGGGTTGGAGCCGAAGCCGCCGAACACGGTGCGGCCGAGTACGATGGTGATCCCTGCGCCCATGGTCACGAACCACCAGGAAGCGGTGGCTGGCAGCAGGAAGGCGAAGAGCACGCCGGCGTACAGGGCGTTGAAGTTGTCGACGTCGATGTCCCTGCCCATGAGTTTCTGGCAGGCGACCTCTGTCAGGACCGCAACCATGCCGGCAAGTGTCATGACTCGCGCCGCATCGAATCCGAAGTACAGGACGCCCATGATTGCAGCGGGCAGGAGCGCGAGCAGATGATGCACCATCATGCGCTGCACGGTACGACCGCTGCGCCAGTGCGGCGGAGGCGAAACCGTGAGTCTGGTGGCGATGTCGGACATCGCCTTTATGATGACGGGAGAAGAAGTGGTCATATCGTTGCTATCCCCTTTGATTCTCGGGATTCCAGTCGTTTTGGGCCTGAGTCCTATGCTTTTTCGCCCCTGGCCTTGAGCTGGGCCTTGGCGAAGCGGATGTACTGCAGGAGCGGCTTACGTGCGACACAGTTGAATGCGCACAGGCCGCACTCGAAGCAGCTGTTCAGGCCGTGCTTTTCGGCCATCTCGAACCTTTCGAATTCGGCGTAGCGGGCTATCAGATTGGCCTGGATGCGACCGGGACAGAACAGCACGCACTCTCCACAGTTGATGCAGGCCGCATCTTCGACCGGAGGGAAGCTTCCGGCAGGAACCACGAACAAACCGTAGTCGCCCTTCTTCACGCCTTCATCCAGGCTGTAGACTGCCTCGCCACGGAAGGGGCCACCGAGAACGACCTTGTCATGAGGCTCGACAGACATCCCAAGGTGGTCAATGATGTGGCGAATGGGCGTTCCCAGCGGCACGCGATAGTTATTGCCGTTGATGGTCATGACCGTGTGAGTCATGGGCAGGCCGGTCCTGGCGATGCGGCCGATGTTGTACAGGTCCATGACGCTAATGACCTTGGTATTGGAGGGAAACTCCTTACCGGTCACGGCCTTGACCACCAGTGCGTCTAGGGAGTTGGGGTACTTGGGCTTGACGGTTTTGGTTT
The DNA window shown above is from Desulfocurvibacter africanus subsp. africanus DSM 2603 and carries:
- a CDS encoding 4Fe-4S dicluster domain-containing protein; the encoded protein is MHKTQYSLRTDLNNGIIDIPAPAELNVQVRNLVMKTSKGKTLAAGEMIAEHPSKLGGAYHTPLSGKVVKVNYHNLTIKCDGGEEAVAPVDIASMGPGKELLRSLQDLGIGVAPLSGAEILVINGLNPEPGVSVAEQLLKGERELLEDGLKLVKKFIVPVRTVLALAEGAPYKLAGSETKTVKPKYPNSLDALVVKAVTGKEFPSNTKVISVMDLYNIGRIARTGLPMTHTVMTINGNNYRVPLGTPIRHIIDHLGMSVEPHDKVVLGGPFRGEAVYSLDEGVKKGDYGLFVVPAGSFPPVEDAACINCGECVLFCPGRIQANLIARYAEFERFEMAEKHGLNSCFECGLCAFNCVARKPLLQYIRFAKAQLKARGEKA